From the Sphingomonas mesophila genome, one window contains:
- a CDS encoding DMT family transporter: MNQVRQQPYLAFAVALLAIGALSAMDAVMKHLSIAIGAFATLAWRQVLAVLLLAPIYLAVRKGWPTAKAMKLHLLRGALMVPMSLLFFWGLARVPMAQAIALTFVAPLIALVLAALFLDEPVGKRMASGSLLAFAGVVLIFVGQGRAELGEQALWGSVAILGSALCYAINIVVMRRQAQNARPLEIAVFQFLITGAGFWLAAPFAGLPDYPAGQEGAMLLATLLSIAGMLLLAFAYARAGAAYLSSTEYSGFLYAVVLGWLVFGETVSLFTTAGAALIIAGCVLAARTRRIDHPTLETAA; encoded by the coding sequence GTGAACCAGGTCCGCCAGCAGCCCTATCTCGCCTTCGCCGTCGCCTTGCTGGCGATCGGCGCCCTGTCGGCGATGGACGCGGTGATGAAGCATCTGTCGATCGCGATCGGGGCATTTGCGACCTTGGCGTGGCGGCAGGTGCTGGCGGTGCTGCTGCTGGCGCCGATCTATCTCGCGGTGCGCAAGGGCTGGCCGACGGCAAAAGCGATGAAGCTGCACCTGCTGCGCGGCGCGCTGATGGTGCCGATGAGCCTGCTGTTCTTCTGGGGGCTGGCGCGGGTGCCGATGGCGCAGGCGATCGCGCTGACCTTCGTGGCGCCGCTGATCGCGCTGGTGCTGGCGGCATTGTTCCTCGACGAGCCGGTCGGCAAGCGCATGGCGTCGGGATCTCTGCTGGCGTTCGCCGGGGTGGTGCTGATCTTCGTCGGGCAAGGGCGCGCCGAGCTCGGAGAGCAGGCGCTGTGGGGGTCGGTGGCGATCCTGGGGTCGGCGCTGTGCTATGCGATCAACATCGTCGTCATGCGGCGCCAGGCGCAGAATGCGCGGCCGCTGGAGATCGCGGTCTTCCAGTTCCTGATCACCGGCGCCGGCTTCTGGCTCGCCGCGCCGTTTGCCGGGCTGCCCGACTATCCGGCCGGGCAGGAGGGCGCGATGCTGCTGGCGACCCTGCTGTCGATCGCCGGAATGCTGCTGCTGGCGTTCGCCTATGCGCGCGCCGGGGCGGCCTATCTGTCGTCGACGGAATATTCGGGCTTTCTCTACGCGGTGGTGCTCGGCTGGCTGGTGTTCGGCGAGACCGTGTCGCTGTTCACCACCGCCGGCGCGGCGCTGATCATCGCGGGGTGCGTACTTGCCGCGCGGACCCGGCGGATCGACCATCCGACGCTCGAGACGGCGGCTTAG